In Streptosporangiales bacterium, the genomic stretch GGACTACCTTGAGCATGGGCGTACCTTCCCGAACCAGCGCGCCAACGCTGGCACTGATCAGAACTACATGGGCTTCAGATCATCCTCCGGGAAGGTACGCCCCTCCCAAAGCACATCCACAGGTTCCGATCATTGCTCCTGGTCTCCTGTACACCGGCACAGATGACCAGGGCTGTGAGAGCTCCGAATTCTTTACACGCTTGCGACATCGTCGAGCGTACAGCGTCGATGTCGCGCACGTCACCGGTGAACGCGGCGGCGTGGGATCGATGCGCGGGCGCCAGGTCGATGGGCTGCTGGTCGAAGGCGGTCACCCTGTGTCCGTCGTCGATCATCGCCGCAACGATCGCCGACCCAAGTGTCCCCGCGGCGCCATTAACCATGACATGACTTCCGTGCGTGGTCGCCATGTCTCAGCGAACTCCCAGTATCGAGGGGACGACAGTGGAGATGAGAGGAAACGCGGCAAGCATGGCTAGTCCTACCAGCAGCACGGCCAAGAACGGTGCCAGCTCACGGGTCACCGCTGGTACGGGAGTCTGACCGATCTGCGAGGCGATCAACAATCCTAGGCCAGAGGGCGGAAGGAACAAGCCGATACCGATGGCAGTGACCACGACGATCTGAAAGTGGACCGGGTGTACGCCGAACTCGCTCGCCACGGGGAACAGCACAGGCACAAAGATCAACACTGCAGGCATGCCCTCCAGCACAGATCCCATGACGACGAACACGAGCGCAAAGATGAGCATGATGATCGTCGAGGACTCAGTGAGCCCTGCGGCGAGGGTAGCCACCTCTGCAGGTACTCCGAACCGTGCGAGAAGGAACGAGACGATCGTGGCGAACCCGAACAGAACCGCCAGCGCACCAGTCGCCACTCCGGTCTCGATCAGGCATCGACGAAGTGCCGCCAAGGAGAGTGAACGGTAGATCACGACCGCGACGAACAAGGAATACAGGTCGGCCACGGCTGCTATCTCTGTGGCCGTCGCGACACCCAAGACTACGCCGCCGAAGATGAGGACCGGTAGGCCAAGTGCCCAGCCACAGTCCGCAGCGGCGCGAGCGATCTGCCGCGCTGGGACCGCCTGTGTGACCGGAGCCGCGACTTCCTGTCGGCGAGTGCGCCAGACCACCATAGCCATCGTCATGACACCCAGCAGAAGCGCCGGAAGGAGCCCTGCGACGAACACCGCGAGTACCGAGGAATTGACCATCGCGGCCATGACGACCATGAGGATGCACGGAGGGATGAGGATTCCGAACGCACTGGACGCGGACACCACGGCGAGGGTGAAGGACCTGCGAAACCCGCGACGCTCCATCGGCTTGACCGTCATTGCGGAGACTGCGGAGATGTCCGCCACAGTGGAGCCAGAGATGCCAGAGAAGAACATCTCCGCAACGACGATGGAGTTCGGCAAGCCCGACTTGAACCGTCCCATCACGCCAGTGAGCAGAGTCATGAGCCGCGACGAGATGTCTCCCTTCTCCATGATTGCCGCAGCAAGAATGAACAGGGGTATCGCTACCAGGAGAAAATCGTCCATGCCGATGATGGTGCGATGGACGACGACATCGGGTGGATACCCGGCTGCTACCACCACGGCCGTGCCGGAGATCGCCATCGCGAATGCCACAGGTACTCCGAGAGCCAGGAGAATAAGGAACGCCGCCAGAAGCCCTATGCTGAGCATGGTCATCCCATCATGACTTCCTTGCTGGCCAACGACTCGTCGGCTGCCGGCCGAACTTCCGGAGCGTCGAGCGCGTTGGCGGCCGCGAAGACCGCTACCAGCACACCGAAAACGAGCGGTGCGACATGCGTGACGATCACCGGGATCCCGGTCAGCACGTACACCTGCGACCCGCCATGATCCACGTACATCAGACCGAGCACTGCGAAGGCGACACCGAAGGCAAACGTCACGGTCGGGACCGCGCGGCGCTTCCACCACTGAGGAAAACGCCGGGAGAAGATCTCTATCGAGCTGTAGGCGCTCTTTCGAACTGCCAAGGATGCTCCGAGGAACACGATCCAGATGAAGAGGATGCGGCTCACTTCGAGGTTCCAGGTGAGACTTCGATCAAGAACGAAGCGTGAGAATACTTCGGCGTTGACGACCACGACCAGCAGCGCAAGCGCCAGAACGACAAGCCACTCCGCGGCCCGCTCCACGATCAGTACGGCCTGCTTGGCCGCCTTGTTGATCTGGGCGATGTGACCGCTCGGCTCTGAGCTGGCACTTCGCGGCGCTCGCGTCGTCATGACAGTGATTCGATTCCGTCGAGGAGGCCACGCGGGATACGGTCCTTGTACTTCTCCCTTACCGTAAGACCCCGTTTCAACCACTGTGCCTCTTCACTGGCGTTGGGTTGGTAGATCTTGACGCCCTGGTCACTGACCTCCCGGCGTGCCTTCTGGTTGGCCTGAGTGTCCTGCTCGATGATCCACGCTTCGGTGTCCGAACCAGCGTCGCGGACCGCCCGTTGCTGGCCGTCGGTTAGGTCATCGAAACGGTTGCGATCCATCAAGAGCAGGTGCACGCCGATGACGGCGTTGACCTCCGTGACGTGTGAGACCGATTCGAAGTGCCCCGCAGTCTCACTCCAGTCGTACAGGCTGTGCACGCCATCGACCACGCCCTGAGACAGGGCGTTGTAGGTCTCGGCCCAAGCGATGGGAGTAGGACTTCCACCCCATGCCTTGATCAGGTCGACCTCGACGGGACTGTCGACCGTTCGATACCTGACGCCTCCCATGTCGCTTGGTGAGCGAACAAGCTTGTTCTGTCCCAGCCAGCGGAATCCACTGTTCTCAAGCAGCGCAACGACGACGAGACCAGTTTCCTCTTCCACCTGCTTGTGGACATCTTCGACAGCGTCGCTGTCCAGAATGAAGGACTTGAACGTGTCGCGGTCCTTGAAGACGTACGGCAGGTTCATGAAGAACATGCCATCGCCGAAGGCGCCATAGTTGCCGTCCGAAATGGTTGCGAGGTCCGCTTCGCTGTTCTGGACGGCATTGATCGCCGTTGCCTCGCTGAACAGGCTGCCGTCGAGATGAGTCTCGACTTCCAGACCTGCGCCGCTATCGTCGACCAGCTTGGCGAAGTGCTGCAGCGCACGACCCATGGTGATGTTCGTGTTAGCTGAGCTAGCCAGCACCAGTGTCTCACTCATGGAGCCTGCACCCCCGCAGCCGCTCGTGACGCTCAGTGCCGTCAGTAATGCGATGGCCGAGAGGAATCGGCGTGGCTTCCTCATGAGTTCCTCGCAGCGAGGGATCTCTGCCACTCGACGAAGGCGGCCGCGACCGTGGCAGGAGTGTCGATGTTGGGAGAGTGTCGGGAGTCCAGAACCACTGTCCGAACGTCGGAGGTCACGGCCTCGATGTGCGTCCACCACTCCGGTTCGTTGGTTGGATCGTTCTTACCCGCGATGAGAAGGATCGGCACGGTGCTCCCGGCCAGATCCTCGAGGAAGGAGTCGACGCGCGGCGGGCCCTCAGGAGCCCGGGGTGCGTTGGCGCGCGGCGCGACCAACGCCTGGTAGTGACCAGGCTGACGTGCCACCTCATTACGGCGGACCACATACTCGGGGTCGGGTGGTTCGACGGCTAGCACGTCCACTAAGGCGGCCATGGCAGCCTCGGAGCCGTCGTACTCCAGCAGGGGACGCATGCCCTCCGGGACTCGCCATGGCCCACCGGTCCCACCGATACTGGTCACGGTGTTCGCGTGGAGAGGATTACCGGCACACAGGTTACGGAGAGCGACTGTGCCGCCGAAGGAGTTTCCGACCACATGGGCTTGTTCCGCATCCAGTTGGGACACGAAATCGGAGAGCGTGCGTATCTGAACCGCAAACGGTGCCTCGTCAAGAAACACCGCCTTCTGGCTGCTGCCAAAGCCCACGAGATCGGGCGCTAGGACGCGATACCCCTGCTCCACCAGCAGCGGGATTAGCCCCCGAAAGGATGTATCGGCTGACCCACCGAATCCGCCGTCGTGGAGCAGCAGAACTACCTCGGAGCCACCATGGCCCTCCTCGAGGTAAGAGATCCGCAGGCCCGCGGATGTGAGTTCGTGACGTTCGACCGTTGACCGCACTGGTTCCCGCCTCTCTCAGAGCTTGTAGTCCGCCGGCGGCTCTCCAACTGGCACGATGTGAGCTCGGTCGCTCTCGGTAACGAGGAGGCTGAGAACGATCAATGTCTGGTCGGGATCGGGATTGCCGGCCCGATGCGGTAGGCCGATCGGCTCGGTGACGCACTCTCCGGCCCTGACGAGATCCCTGTACTCGTACACGGCGCGGGAATCCGGGCGCGGCGGTTCTTCTCCCAGCCGCTCGATGCCCATGGTTCCCTGCAACACCACGTGATAGGCGGGGCCGTTGTGAACGTGCCAGCCGCTCCAGGTCGAGGAGAGAACCTCGGAGATGTGGTACCTGACTCTGGCCAACGGCCCACGCGGCAACCGATCCTCGAGGATCTCCCATAAGTAATGGCGGTAGAACGGGACTTCTGCCGTAGCCCTTCCCGTCAACCTGATGAAATCGTTGAGATCGATCCGCTCGAGATCGTTCGACGTACGATTCTCGTCATGCGGAGCCGATGTGCCCACCAGGTCGACCGGACCACCAAATGTGACGCCTTCGTCACCAAACGACATGCGAATCGCCTCCGTTCGGTATGCGACAGTTGCCTGAGCCTGACACGGCAACGCCAGTCACACTAGGCAGAGATAACCAAGCGACTCATAGACAGCACCTATGGCGCACTGTGGGGAGACAGGGCCGTGCGAGGCTCGTCTGACTACGATCGGATATTGACGCCGACCCGGGCTGTGAGGCACTACCTCGGGAGATGAACAGTCGGTGTGTATGGAGGTAGGCGACGTGGCCAAGCCACACGAATGCGCCACAGACAGACCCCGCCTGACTCCTGACGGCTCTCGGTGCACATTGACGTCCGTACCGTCAGTTGCGCGAGTTGCGCCTAGAGCGGCTCCTCCGACGAGGGATGCACCGTTGGTTGAGTTTCGTCAGGACCGAGGGCTCGACGCGGCGCGGGCTGCCTGACGAAGATCAACAAGCACGTCGGGCAGTTGCTCGCTCGCTTGCCGTGGGGAAGCTCGATGTGGAGGTATCGCTCCATGCCGGCCTAGTCCTTGAGCACTCTCGCCTTGTGAGTCGCCGTTGCCTCGTGCGCGCCGGAGGGCTACGCTCATCGAGTGGCCGATGATAATATATTCGTACTTGGTGTCGGGAACACCGACTATCCCGCGGACGCGCGAGAGACCCGTCAGGGTGCCCGGCTCAACCCGTACGCACTGGCGGCGCGGGCGCTGAAGCGGGCACTTGCCGACGCGGCGATGGCCAAGGCGGAGATCGACGGCATCGTCGTTGGCGGCCAGCTGGTGTACGAGCGGTTCGCCGAGATCGTCGGGAACCTCACCCACTATGGGGGAGTCGGGGACTGCTCAACGGTCATCGAGCAGGCACAGATGGCCGTGCTGACCGGCAAGTGCAAGAACGTCGCCGTCGTCTTCGCGCTGTGTCCCCGCAGCTCGCGCATGCGGTTCGGCGGGAGATCCGCGGCGGGCGGCGACCGACAGCTCCCGTACACGTACCACAACCGGGTGGGGCTCACGTCCCAAGGCGCCCTCTACGCGATGGTCGCGCGCCGGCACATGGCGGTGTACGGCACGACCGAGGAGGACTGGGGAGTCTTCTCCTGCGGCGTGCATAACAATGCGACCCCGAACGTCCAGGCGCACGAACGGGATCCGCTCACGGTCGACGATTACATGGCACTGCGCTACATCGCCGAGCCGCTCCGCCGGCCCGACTACTGCCTGATGAACGACGGCGCGGTCTCCATGATCTTCTCCGGTATCCCGCGCGGACCCCATCCGGTGCGGCTCGGCTACGTTGGTCGGCAGGACGACCTGAAGGACGCGACCCAGCTCAGGTCGCGCATGGACTTCTACCACGAGAACCTGGCTGCGGTGGCCGAGAGTTTCCGCGAGGCCAACGGGTTCGGCGTCGGCGACGTGGACTTCCTCGAGGTCTACGACAGCTTCAGCGTCCACATCCCGCTGGCCTTGGAGGGACTGGGGATCGTGGGGTACGGCGAGGCCGCGAGCTACGTCCGCGACAAGGGGATTTCCGCGACGTCGGAGTTCCCCGTCAACCCCTCCGGTGGCCACCTCGCGGAGGCGTACATGCAGGGTTGGAACCACCAGGTCGACGCTGTACGCCAGGTGCGCGGCGATGCCACGGGCGCACAGGTGCCTGGGGCGCAGCGCGGTGTGTACCTGTCCTCGGCCGTGGGGCGCACGTCGCTGCACCTCTACGAGAGGGTGTGACCGCCATGGCCGAGAAAGCGACCGGGACGGTGTCGGCCTTCTGGTCGTTCGGCGTCGACGACGAGCCGCTGTGGGACGAGCTGGGCGAGGAACGCGTGGTCGTCCAGCGCTGCAAGGAGTGCGCGGCCTTCGTCCACCCACCCACCGTCGCGTGCGGAAACTGTCTGTCCACCGATCTCGCGCTGGCGCCGGTGACAGGTGCCGGCGAGGTGCTCGCCTGGACCCGCATGCACCTGGAGTACCTGGAGGAGTGGCCGCCGCCCTACGTCGTCGCCGCCGTGCGGCTGGACGAGGGACCGATCCTCATGTGCACCGTCACCGAAGGGGCGACCGAGGTGGGAGCGCGCGGACGCGTGGTCCCCCACGTCGCCGCGTCGTCCCTCGCGGTCTACCGCTTCGTCGACGCAGGACACTAGGCGAGCAGCGCCCCCAGCTGGCGCACGTTTGCGAGCGTCTCGAGCGAATCGACCGTCGCGATGATCGTCTCTGCGCGGTCGGCGCCGACAACGGGGCCGGTGAGTCGGCGGAACTTGTCGGTCACCTCCGCGTTCGAGACCAGGACGTCAGGCTCGCCGATGGGATGGCCCACCGGCAGCTCGCGCACGGTGCCGTCGCGGAACTCGATCCGCAGGTGCTTCATCGTGACGAATGGCATCTCCTCGCCGTCGACCAACTCCGTCGACACTCGGTTCGCAAGCTCGACGAGTGTGGGGTCGGCGAGGTCGACCTCGTTGTAGTCCCACCAGGAGTTCGGCCTGCCGTGGAGGTTCATCGCGACCGAGAAGGCGAGGCTGAACTGCGCGCCGAGCACGTCCGTCGGCGCCTTGATCGTGCCGACGTGTGAGACGGCGGCGGGATTGGTGCTGAAGACCCTGACGCACTCGACGTCCACCGGGTCGAACCGCTGCTCCTTCTGCAGGATCGCGATGCCTTCGAGCACGGGCTGTATGAGGTGGCAGCAGCTGAAGAGCTTGATCGCGGTCTGCTTGACGAGGTACTTCTCGCCAAGCTCCCTGCAGAGCCAGCTCACGTCATACTCGCCGGCGAACGCGGTGAGGAAGCCGCGCTTACCCTCGAGCATCGTCGGGGGACCGGTGACGCCGGCCTGCGCGAGCAAGGTCGCGCGGATGCCGGCGCTAGCGGGGATACCGCAGTGCAGGCGCTTCACCGACCCGCCGGTCTGCGTGTACTCCATCTGCCCGCCGGAGTAGCTGCCGGCGATGGAGATCGCGTTCAGCGTCTCGGCCGGGCTCAGCTCCATGATGCGCGCGGCCGCCGCGGCCGACGCGAACGGACCCACGGCGAGCGGCGGATGGTGGCCGCGTGCGAACATGAACGGCCGTACGGCGTACGCGATCCGCAGATGTGACTCGTACGCCGCGACGACGGCCTCGATCAGGGTCTGCCCGCTCGCACCGACGTGCTCGCCCATGGCGATTGCCGGCGGGATCGAGACGGCACCCGGATGACTCGGGCTCCAGAAATTCGAGTCGTCGGACTCGTTGCTGTGACTGAAGGTCCCGTTGAGGAACGCGGCGGTGTCGGGGGCCAGCCGGCCCGACCTGCCGACGACGGTGGAGTGGCCGGCCGCGCTGAGCGGTACGACGGCATCGAGGATCCTGTGGCTCCATGGCATCTCGACGCCGGCGATCTGGCACCCGAGGTTGTCGAGGATCAGCAGCTTCGTGAAGTCGACGACACTTCGCGGCAGGTCTTCGATCCTCACGTTCGATACGTACTCGGAAAGCGTGGCTGTCTCATTCACGTCGGCCTCACTCCTTGTTGTCCGGTCGGTGCGTGGGTGCCCCCTGGTCGCCGAGCGTGGTCGTCGCCGTCCGGAGCAGGTCGTCGTTGTCCCTTCCGAGTCGAGGTGCGGTCCGGCGCACACGCACGGGCGTCCGCGAGAACCTGAAGGGCGAGCCGATGAGCCGCATCGGACCGTGGTCGGGGACGTCGAGGGTGACGACCATCTCCCGCGCCGCGGTCTGCGCCCCCTCGATCACGTCGGGCAGGGAGGCCGGGACGCAGGCCGGCACGCCCGCGACCAGGCAGGCGGTGACGACGGCGTCAGCGTCCTGTGTCGACGTCCACGCGGACACCGCCTCCTCGATCCGGTCGCGCTGCCGCAGCCGTCCGTCGGCCGTCGTCAGCGCGAGGTCGGCCGCGAGGTCGGATCGCCCCATGGCTCCGGCAAGGGCGAGCCACTCGGCTTCGGTCTCGACGGAGAGCGCAACGGGTACGTCGCGAGTGGGGAAGCAGTCGTGCGGGCAGTGCTGCGCGTGGCGGTTGCCCATCCTGAGCACCGCAGTGCTCTCCGACCGCCACCAGTCCTCCTGGGTGGACCAGACCGAGGCGTCGTAGAGTGACGCCTCCACCGTCATTCCGCGACCCGTACGCTCCCGTGCCAGGAGCCCGACAAGGACGCCGAGAAGGCAGCTGCACGCGCCGAGCAGGTCGGCGATCGACACGGCGACCTTCAGCGGTTCGCGCTCGGGGAAGCCGGTCAGGTCCATGATCCCGGCGAGCGCCTGCACGACGGTGTCCAGCGCCTTCCGCCCGCCGTACGGCCCGTCGGAGCCGAACCCGGTCAGTGCGCCGTACACCAGACGGGGGCTTGTCGCGCACAGCTCCGCCGAGCCCAGGCCGTTACGCTCCAGCGTTGTCGGAAGGAGGTTGGAGAGGAAGACATCGGCGTCGGCGGTGAGCTCCCGCAGCTCCCGCTGGTCGCGGTCCTCGTTCATGTCGAGCGTGCAGGAGAGCTTGTCGGTGTTGTTGATGTGGTACAGGTAGGAGCCGCCAGGCATCCGCCATGGCATGTGCCGGGTAGCCTCGCCCGCGGGTGGCTCGACCTTGACCACCTCGGCTCCCATCATCCCCAGCAGCCGCCCGACCAGAGGCCCCGCGGTGAACGCACACACCTCGACGACGCGGATTCCGTGCAGTGGGCCGAGGTCGCCGCCGTGCACCGATGTTCGTGTGGCGGGGCCTGCGGTATCCGTCGTGCCCGGCGTCGGCGTGAACCGCAGGAACCGTCCGCTGACCGGTCCGTGCGGCGTCGGGACGACTGTCCCGCGATGCCGGGCATGCTCGTCAGACAGCACGTCGCGCAGCACCGGGATCGGGCCGCAGACCACGCCTCCGCGGGAAAGGATGGCCACGGCCTCGGCCGTCGTGCGGCTGCGGGTCCACTCCTCGACCACGGCGTCGAGTGACTCGACGTTCCGGGTGCGGGCAGTGGAGTCGAGGTAGCGATGGTCGTCGACGAGCTCGGGCATGTCGATAGCCCTGGCGAAGTCCTCGAACTGCGCCTGGTTGACGGTGCAGACGATCAACCAGCCGTCCCGTGACCGGTACGAGTTCCACGGGGCCGTGAGCGCGTGCCTGTTCCCGATGCGTGAGGGGTTCTCGCCGGTCATCTCGTACGCGGGGAGCCACGTGCCGAGGAAAGCGATAAGCGTGTCGTACTCGGCCTGGTCGAGGAACTGGCCCAGCCCGGACGCCTCCCGCTCGTGGAGGGCGGCGAGCGCACCGGCCACGCCGAGTAATGCACCGCCCATCGCGGCGACCGGGACTCCCGCCCGCACCGGCGGATCGTCGGTGTAGCCGTTGGTGGCCATGATCGCGGCCGCTGCCTGGACGGTGAGCTCGCTGCCTGGCCGTCCCTGCAGAGGGCCGGTGAGCCCGAACGGCGTGAGGCAAAGGAACACGGTGCGGGGTGCGAGCGCCACCAGCACATCGTCGTCGAGTCCCTCGCGGGCGAGGACCGCATAAGACTCACGGTCGAGCACGACGACGTCGGACGCCACCAGATGCCCGGTAAGAACGTCCCGTGCGTCGGGGCGGGTGAGGTCTGAGGCGTGCGGATGCTTCCCCGAGGACGCCAGCCATGCGGGGCTCCGTGCGGGAGCGGCGGCGGACGGGACGGCGGCGGCTCCGGCCGTGACGACGTTGGCCCCGAGGTCGGCCAGGACCCGGCCCGCGAGAGAGGCGGAGCACCAGCCGCGGGCCGTGAGCTCCAGGACCCGCAGTCCGGCAAGTGGTGACCCGGCCTGCATCGCGGTGTATCCTCTCTGATAATTCATCACGAGGATTGTGACACGGCTCGGGTCTCTTCGGGAGTGTGAGTTCACTCGCCCGGACGGAGTGGCGGCCGGGCGCATCGGCGGAAGGCGGCCCGCATGGCGTACGAGCTCCTCACGGTGGAGGTCGAGGGATCGGCAGGAGTCATCCGCCTCGACCGGCCGGAGAAGCACAACTCGTTCAGCTCGCAGCTGTTGCGCGAGTGCGAGGAGGCCGTCAAGGAGCTGGAGGTTCGTACCGGGGTCAGGGGCATCATCCTGACCGGCACGGACGTCGCGTTCTCGACGGGTGCGGACCTCAACGAGGCGCTCGCCATTGTCAACGGCACCGAGGCCGTCAGGTTCAACCGTGGCTTCCGCGACCTGTGCACCACCATGGAGCGCAGCGCGCAACCCGTCGTCGCCGCCATCGGCGGGCACTGCATCACGGGTGGACTCGAGGTCGCTCTGGCGGCCGACATTCGCATCGCCTCGGAGAACGCGCTGTTCTCGATCACGAGCGCGAAGATCGGGTCGGTCGCCGGGGCCGGCGGTACTCAGCGCTTGCCGCGTGTGGCAGGACGCTCCGACTCGATGGAGCTGCTCTTCACTGCACGCTTCGTCGACGCAGCCGAGGCGCAACGGCGCGGCATCGTGAGCAGGGTGGTTCCTCCGGGAGGCGCGCTTGACGCCGCCAGGGAGCTCGTCGAGGAGATCGCCACCCGCGGGCCACTCAGCGTGGCATGGATGAAGAAGGCCGTGCAGGCGGGCATGAACATGGACCTGGAGTCCGCGCTGGACTTCGAGGCGGTCCTCGCAGGGATCGCCTGCGCCACCGCGGACAAGCGCGAGGGCATGAGTGCGTTCCTGGAGAAGCGGACTCCTGTGTTCCAGGGCGCCTGAGGTGCCCGACTGGCAGGGGAAGGGGACCGATGTGGACCATTGACCATATTTCCACCGAGATGATACTTTATTGCCAGCGCACGAGCAGCAGGCGTGTGCCCCTGTGTGCCACATCCCGTCGTGGTTGGTCCGGGATGGAGACATCGGTCGAGAGGAGAGCGGACCGCCGCGGTCTGACGAAGGTCTGCCGGAAGGTGCCCTCTAGGGGTGACCGGCGAACGAGAGGACCTGTCGGATGACGACGAGTCTCTTGCGGGACCGGACCGCGATCGTGGGGATCGGTGAGACGGACTTCGGTGCGATGTACCGCACCAGGGACCCCGACCTGACTCCTTACGACCACGGTGGCGAGGCGTTCGCCCGCGCGCTGGAGGACAGCGGCCTGCGTGCCGATGAGATCGACGGCCTGATCTGCGCTCGGATTCCGTCCTATGCACGCATGGCCGACGTGCTCGGCCTGAAGCATCCCCGGGTCGTCAACGTCTTCGAGGGCACGGGCCGTATGTCGGGTCTCGCGCTCCAGACGGCCGTCATGGCCATCGCGACGGGACAGGCCGAGGTCGTCGCGTGCGTCTACGGTAACGACGGGCGGTCGGCCGGTGCGCGGTACGGCGGCAGCGTGGTCGACCTGACCGGGAGCATCAACACCGCCGTGTACGACTCGATGCACGGCATGACGTCACCCGGCGCCTACGTGGCGATGATGTACCGCAGGTACCAGTACCTGTACGGAGCGCCCGACGACGCGCTCGCGCCGCTGGCGATCAACAATCGCAGGAACGGCGCGCTCAATCCGAACGCCGTGATGCGCAAGGCGATCACCTACGACGAGTACCTGGCGGCGCGCTGGATCACCGAGCCGCTGCGACTGTTCGACTACTGCCTCATCAACGACGGTGGTGTCGCCCTGATCATCACGACGGCCGAGCGTGCCAGGGACCTGCGCAAGCCCCCGGTGTACGTGAGCGCGACCGCCACCGCCGGCGACCTCACGAACTTCTACACGAGCCAGGACTTCTTCTTCGACGCTGCGAGCGATGTAGCCACGCGTCTCTATCGGGCCGCGGGGATCGAGCGGGTGGATGTGGACGTGCTCCAGGTCTACGACAACTTCACACCGACGATCCTGTTCTCCCTGGAAGGCATGGGCTTCGCCGATCGCGGTGAGGCATGGCAGTACGTCCGCGACGGCCGCATCGAGCTGGGCGGTGCGCTGCCCGTCAACACCGGTGGTGGTCACACCGCCGAGAGCTACATGCAGGGCTGGGCGCTGCACGCGGAGGCGGTACGGCAGGTCCGCGGAGAGGCCGGAGCCCGTCAGGTCAAGGACTGCGAGGTCGCGCAGTACGTCTGCCTCTCGCCCATCGTGTCCAGCCACATCTTCCGGAGGGACAGGTGAGCGTGGTCGCACCCGTGGTTCCCGAGGTCACGGCGTCGAACCGGCCGTTCTTCGAGGGCGCGCGCGAAGGTGAGCTGCGCGTGCAACGGTGCTCCGCATGCGGACACCACCACTTCCCGCCCACCTCGCGTTGTGCGGCCTGCCTGTCCGTGAAGGTCGAGTGGACTGCAGTGTCGGGCCGTGGCTCCCTCTGGTCCTGGGTCGTCATGCATCGCGCCTACTTCACCGCTCTCAAGGGGAGCCTTCCCTACGAGGTCGGGTTCGTCAGGCTCGACGAGGGTCCGATGATGATGACGCGGCTGGTCGAGATCCGCGGCCGGGACCTTGCATGCGACATGCCGGTGGAGGTCGTGTTCGAACGGGTTACCGCGGATCTGACGCTGCCGATGTTCCGGCCG encodes the following:
- a CDS encoding SDR family NAD(P)-dependent oxidoreductase, with the translated sequence MATTHGSHVMVNGAAGTLGSAIVAAMIDDGHRVTAFDQQPIDLAPAHRSHAAAFTGDVRDIDAVRSTMSQACKEFGALTALVICAGVQETRSNDRNLWMCFGRGVPSRRMI
- a CDS encoding TRAP transporter large permease subunit; this encodes MTMLSIGLLAAFLILLALGVPVAFAMAISGTAVVVAAGYPPDVVVHRTIIGMDDFLLVAIPLFILAAAIMEKGDISSRLMTLLTGVMGRFKSGLPNSIVVAEMFFSGISGSTVADISAVSAMTVKPMERRGFRRSFTLAVVSASSAFGILIPPCILMVVMAAMVNSSVLAVFVAGLLPALLLGVMTMAMVVWRTRRQEVAAPVTQAVPARQIARAAADCGWALGLPVLIFGGVVLGVATATEIAAVADLYSLFVAVVIYRSLSLAALRRCLIETGVATGALAVLFGFATIVSFLLARFGVPAEVATLAAGLTESSTIIMLIFALVFVVMGSVLEGMPAVLIFVPVLFPVASEFGVHPVHFQIVVVTAIGIGLFLPPSGLGLLIASQIGQTPVPAVTRELAPFLAVLLVGLAMLAAFPLISTVVPSILGVR
- a CDS encoding TRAP transporter small permease subunit, whose amino-acid sequence is MTTRAPRSASSEPSGHIAQINKAAKQAVLIVERAAEWLVVLALALLVVVVNAEVFSRFVLDRSLTWNLEVSRILFIWIVFLGASLAVRKSAYSSIEIFSRRFPQWWKRRAVPTVTFAFGVAFAVLGLMYVDHGGSQVYVLTGIPVIVTHVAPLVFGVLVAVFAAANALDAPEVRPAADESLASKEVMMG
- a CDS encoding alpha/beta fold hydrolase is translated as MRSTVERHELTSAGLRISYLEEGHGGSEVVLLLHDGGFGGSADTSFRGLIPLLVEQGYRVLAPDLVGFGSSQKAVFLDEAPFAVQIRTLSDFVSQLDAEQAHVVGNSFGGTVALRNLCAGNPLHANTVTSIGGTGGPWRVPEGMRPLLEYDGSEAAMAALVDVLAVEPPDPEYVVRRNEVARQPGHYQALVAPRANAPRAPEGPPRVDSFLEDLAGSTVPILLIAGKNDPTNEPEWWTHIEAVTSDVRTVVLDSRHSPNIDTPATVAAAFVEWQRSLAARNS
- a CDS encoding thiolase family protein, giving the protein MADDNIFVLGVGNTDYPADARETRQGARLNPYALAARALKRALADAAMAKAEIDGIVVGGQLVYERFAEIVGNLTHYGGVGDCSTVIEQAQMAVLTGKCKNVAVVFALCPRSSRMRFGGRSAAGGDRQLPYTYHNRVGLTSQGALYAMVARRHMAVYGTTEEDWGVFSCGVHNNATPNVQAHERDPLTVDDYMALRYIAEPLRRPDYCLMNDGAVSMIFSGIPRGPHPVRLGYVGRQDDLKDATQLRSRMDFYHENLAAVAESFREANGFGVGDVDFLEVYDSFSVHIPLALEGLGIVGYGEAASYVRDKGISATSEFPVNPSGGHLAEAYMQGWNHQVDAVRQVRGDATGAQVPGAQRGVYLSSAVGRTSLHLYERV
- a CDS encoding thiolase family protein, with translation MTTSLLRDRTAIVGIGETDFGAMYRTRDPDLTPYDHGGEAFARALEDSGLRADEIDGLICARIPSYARMADVLGLKHPRVVNVFEGTGRMSGLALQTAVMAIATGQAEVVACVYGNDGRSAGARYGGSVVDLTGSINTAVYDSMHGMTSPGAYVAMMYRRYQYLYGAPDDALAPLAINNRRNGALNPNAVMRKAITYDEYLAARWITEPLRLFDYCLINDGGVALIITTAERARDLRKPPVYVSATATAGDLTNFYTSQDFFFDAASDVATRLYRAAGIERVDVDVLQVYDNFTPTILFSLEGMGFADRGEAWQYVRDGRIELGGALPVNTGGGHTAESYMQGWALHAEAVRQVRGEAGARQVKDCEVAQYVCLSPIVSSHIFRRDR